The proteins below are encoded in one region of Ostrea edulis chromosome 3, xbOstEdul1.1, whole genome shotgun sequence:
- the LOC125675754 gene encoding interferon-induced protein 44-like — MEKNFPWKREFEDELLSEINKITPVGGINYFNILLLGPAAAGKSSFFNTCSTALMDENRLMGNNQVYQGASKTVSTSVEAIPMRTKDGQVLPVRLFDCRGLNMVHGVPTEDIRMIIQGHVKSGYNLTDEETERQLKHVRETLAIQHLPQLVLFTNIDKIRISNTNKLRDIFRSQGVKDTCNKAAEYMQIPLMNVLPMSNYHEENLPTLEKDILALFYLLTMMQRVRDYIKRITQDDVPDDFYD, encoded by the exons ATGGAGAAAAATTTCCCCTGGAAACGAGAG TTTGAGGACGAGCTTCTTTCAGAGATCAACAAAATCACACCAGTTGGTGGAATCAATTACTTCAATATTTTGCTTCTTGGACCAGCTGCCGCTGGAAAATCGTCATTCTtcaatacatgtagtactgCCTTAATGGATGAAAACAGATTGATGGGAAACAATCAAGTTTACCAGGGTGCTTCCAAGACTGTATCAACATCT GTTGAAGCAATTCCGATGAGAACAAAGGATGGACAGGTCCTACCAGTACGGTTATTTGATTGCAGAGGACTTAATATGGTTCATGGAGTACCCACTGAGGATATAAGAATGATTATCCAAGGTCATGTGAAAAGTGGATACAAt TTGACAGATGAAGAGACTGAGAGACAATTAAAACACGTCCGAGAAACACTAGCCATTCAAC ATTTGCCGCAACTGGTTCTTTTCACCAATATTGACAAGATCAGAATTTCAAATACGAATAAGTTAAGGGACATCTTCAGAAGTCAGGGAGTAAAAGATACATGCAACAAAGCTGCCGAATACATGCAAATTCCATTAATGAACGTTTTACCGATGTCAAATTACCATGAGGAAAATCTGCCTACCTTGGAGAAAGACATTCTAGCGCTCTTCTATCTACTGACCATGATGCAAAGAGTACGTGATTACATAAAACGCATAACCCAAGATGACGTCCCAGATGATTTTTACGATTAG